The nucleotide sequence GCGAAGAGCGCCAGCATCGCCCGGAGCTGTCCGGCCGGTGACGGATCGGCCCGGGAGAGCAGTTCGGCGACCCGCAGCATCCGGTCCCGCATCATCTGGCCGGCGGGGTGGTGCTTGACCACCGTCCGGTTCTGCTCGAAGAACTGCATCACGCTGCGCCCGCCGTCGCCGAAGAACTCCGCGGAGTACCGGCGCAGCGTGGCCCGCCGGCCGGTGGCGTCGGCCGGCTGCTCCGCCGCCCACTCGATCAGCCGGTCGAGCCGGTCGAGCCGGTCGGCGACGAAGCTCTCGACGATGTCGTCCTTGCTCTTGAAGTGGTAGTAGAGGGCAGCCTTCGTCACGCCCAGCCGTTCGGCGATCTCCCGTAGCGAGGTTTTCTCGTAACCCTGCTCGGTGAAGAGTTCGAGCGCGACGGCCTGGATCCGGGACCGTGTGTCACCTGTGCTGCCGGTCACCCGGACCACCTCTCGTAATCGCTTGACGGGCACCAGGCACCCAACTTACCGTACGGCAAGTAGAATTCACTAGCCGGTCGGCAAGTAAGTGGGCCACGCGCAGGGGGAGAGAGCCTACCGATGACCACCATGGCGGAAGCGCCGCAACGACCAGTCAACATCAGGGTCGTCCTCGGCGGCCTGATGATCGCGATGATGCTCGCGATGCTCGACAACATGATCGTCAGCACCGCGCTGCCGAGAATCGTCGGCGAGTTCGGCGGGCTCAACCACTTCACCTGGGTGGTCACCGCGTACGTGCTCGGCTCCACGGTCTCCACGCCGATCTGGGGCAAGCTCGGCGACCTGTACGGCCGCAAGAGCATCTTCCTCACCTCGATCCTGCTGTTCCTGTTCGGCTCGGCGCTCTGCGGGATGGCCGGGTCGCAGCTGCTCGGCGGCCCCGCCGAGGGGATGGCGGAACTGATCGCCTTCCGCGCGGTGCAGGGCCTCGGCGCGGGCGGCCTGATGGTCGGCGTGATGGCGATCATCGGCGACCTGGTCCCGCCCCGGGAGCGGGGCCGCTACCAGGGCATGATCGCCGGCATCATGGCCATCGCCATGGTGGCCGGTCCGCTGGTCGGCGGCTTCATCACCGACCACCTCTCCTGGCGCTGGGCGTTCTACGTCAACCTGCCGCTCGGCGGCGTGGCGCTGATCCTGCTGGCCACCCGGATGCACCTGCCGAAGTACCGCACCGAGCACCGGATCGACTGGCTCGGGGCCGCGCTGCTCTCGGTCGGCATCACCGCGATCGTGCTGGTCACCACCTGGGGCGGCAACGAGTACGACTGGACCTCCGGGCAGATCCTCGGGCTGGCCGCCCTCGCCGTACTCGCGCTGGCCGGCTTCGCCCTGGTGGAGCGCCGGGTCGCCGAGCCGATCCTGCCGTTGAGCCTCTTCGCCAACCGCAACTTCGCGGTAATCTCCGTGATCGGCTTCCTGCTGGGCTTCGCGATGTTCGGCGCGATGAACTTCCTGCCGCTCTACCAGCAGACCGTGCAGGGCGCCTCCGCCACCAACAGCGGCCTGCTGCTGCTGCCGCTGATGTTCGGCATGCTCGTGGTGTCGATCGTGGTCGGCCGAGCGATCACCAGGACCGGCCGCTACCGGGCCTTCCCGATCGTCGGCGGGATCGTGATGACCGCCGGCATGGCGCTGCTGGCCATGCTCGACGTCGACACCGGCAAGCTGGAGTCCTCGCTCTACATGATCGTGCTCGGCGTCGGGATGGGCTTTCTGATGCAGACCTCGATGCTGATCGCGCAGAACAGCGTCGAGCAGAAGGACCTCGGTGCGGCGAGCGGTGCCGCCACCTTCTTCCGGTCGATCGGCGGCTCGTTCGGCATCTCGCTCTTCGGCGCGGTCTTCGCGAACCGGCTGGCCGACTCGGCCGCCGGGCCGATGATCGCCGGCGGTGGCGAGGGCGCCGGGGTCGACCCGGCGACGCTGCGGGCACTGCCGCCGGAACAGCAGCACGCGGTACTCGGCGGACTCGCCGACGCGATCGGGACGGTCTTCGTCTGGGCGGTGCCGTTCGCACTGGTCGTCGCGGTGCTGGCCTGGTTCGTCAAGGAGATCCCGCTGCGCGGCGGCCCGGCCGCCACGGAGGCGGCCGAGACGCCCGAGGAGCAGGCAGAGATCGCCCTGGCCCGACCACCCGTGCGCTGACCACCCGCACGCTGACCACCCGCACGGCGCCGCCTTCCACCTGGGGGCGGCGCCGTCGCGTACCCGACCAGAGCCGCCGGGCACACCCGCCCAGCCATCCCGCCACCGGCCCAGTCCTGCCGGGTGTCACCCGGCTCAGTCCTGCCGGGTGAGGCGTCGCCACATCCGGTCCAGCAGCCGGCCGAACCGGCGTTGCCGGGGTGCCACCGCGGTGCCGTCCCGGGTGAGCAGCAGCCGGGCGGTGTCCAGCGCGGCCGGCTCGGCGGACGGGGTGGCCAGCACCAGGTGGGCCAGCGACCGCAGCATGCTGACCGGCCGCCGCTGGGCCACCTCGACCGCGTCGCCGAGCCGCTCGGCGATCAGCCGGGCCACCTCGGCGCGCACCGACGGGTCCACCCAGGCGGCGGTGACCAGGGCGAACAGGGCCGCCTCGGTGATCCAGTCCTCCACACCCCAGACCAGGTCGAGGAGTACCCGGCGCCGGGTCGAGTCCGGCCACGGCTCGTCGGTGCGGTGGTGCAGCAGCCCGAGGCAGGCCCAGACCTGGACACAGCGCACCCAGAGCGTCGGGTCGTGCCGGCCCAGCGTGCGGCCCAGCTCGGTCTGCGGCGGGGCCGGCGGATGGACCAGCAGGCCGAGCAGGTCGTCGAGTTCGAGGGTGGCCAACCCGACCGCCGCGTCGTAGGCGGCCGGCGGGTGCGGCCAGGCGGGGTGCGCCAACTGCTGGATCCGGCGTACCGCCGCGTCGGCCGGCGGCGGCACGGCCGGTACGGCGGTGATCCCGGAGTACCGCCAGAGCTGGTGCCCGACCGGCCGGCGCGGCTCGCGGGGATCCGGTTCCGGGGTGGCGGCGACCGCGACGTCCAGGGCCGGGGCGGTGTGGTGCAGGGCCCGCATCGCACTCGGCGGCTCCAGCCCGGCCAGCGACAGCCGTACCCCGTCGGCCGGGTCGCCGGTGGCCAGCCGCTGCCGCACCGCCGTCGCCACCAGCTCGGTGGCCGGCGGCACCCGGCCCAGCCACGGCTGGCTCTGGCAGCACTCGGCGAGGTCGCTGTGCTCGTGCGAGTCGTCCGGATGGTCGCGCTGGAAGTCGGCCAGCGCGACCAGGTGGCCCAGGTCGCCGTCGCGGCGGTAACGCAGCCGGTGCCCGGTGTGCACCGCGCAGTCGAAGGAGGGGTCGCGGGCCAGTGCCCGGTCGATCCACTCCAGTGCCTCGTCGAGGCGGCCGTGGTCGGCGAGGGTGCCGGCGATGTCGGCGTACACCGAGAGGTCGTCGGGGTCGTGGTCGACGGCCCGGCGCAGCGCGGCGAGCGCCTCGCCGGTCCGTCCGGCGCTGCGGTAGGCGTAGCCGAGCCACACCTCGGAGAGCTTCGACGGCAGTTCCCGGGCGCCCTGACCGGCCCACTCGACGGCCTGGCCGACCGCGCCGACCCGGCGGGCCAGCGCGGACGCCGCGCCGAGCAGCAGGCCGTGCCGGGGATGCGCCGCCACCGCGTGCCGGGCCAGCCGCAGGTAGGGCCAGAGCGGTTCGCGGGCGGGCTCCGGCACCGGGTCGGGGATGCCGGCGCAGACCTGCATCAACACCCGGGCGATCCGGTCCGGGTCGAGATTGCCGGGGAGTTCGGGGGCGCTCACCCAGGGCACACCGGCCCAGTCAGCCGACGGGACGTGCCCGGTGGCGGCGGCCAGCAGTTCCAGCCCGTCGCCGGGGCGTCCGGCGGCGGCGAGCAGGTGCGCGCGGGCCACCACGGTACCGATGAACGGGTGCTGGTCGAGCGGGAAGAGGTCCACCCCGCCACCGGACCGGGCGGCGAGCTGGGCGAGCGCCTCGTGCACCTCGGGCATGGTCGGGGCGTACGCGATCGCCCCGGCCAGGTGCCCGGCGGCGTGCCGGAGATCTCCCTCGTCCAGCGCCAGCCGGGCCAGCGCGAGTTCCCCCTCGGCCGAGAGCCGGGGGTCGTCCGTTCCCTCGGGCACCGAGTCGACCCTTCACGTACGTGGAATTTCCCCTGGGTTGGGGAGCCTAGGGCATGGTGGCGGCGGGTGGTGATCTACTGCGCAAAGCTGCTCGTTAGATTGCTTAGACGCGTCCAATCGTGCAAAGCTGAGCACAGAACGCGCGGGAATCGCGCATGAGGAGGTCATCGTGGCGCAACCGGGAGCCGGCATGGCGGCGGACATCGCCGAGCAGCCGGAGGGCTTCGCGCGACTGCTGGAACCAGCCTCGACGGCGGCGATCGCGCAGGTGGCGACCGTGATCGCGGAACGCCGCCCGAAGCACGTCGTCTTCACAGCCCGGGGCACCTCGGACCACGCCGCGCTCTACGCCGCCTATCTGACCGAGATCCGACTCGGGCTGCCGGCCGGGCTCGCCTCGCCGAGCACCATCACCGTCTTCGGCGCCCGCCCAGACCTCTCCCAGGCCCTCGTCGTCGGGGTGAGCCAGAGCGGCGGGTCACCGGACCTCACCGAGGTGCTCCGGGTGGCCCGGTCCGCCGGCGCGCTCACCCTGGCGGTAACCAACGCCCCCGACTCGCCGCTGACCGGTGCCGCCGAACTCGCGATCGACGTGGCCGCCGGGCACGAGCGGGCGGTTGCCGCGACCAAGACGTACACCGCCGAACTGCTCGCCCTGCTGATGCTGGTCGAGGGGATCCGGGCCGGCGACGGCGCGATCCCCGCCGAGGAACGCGCCAGCCTGGCGGCACTGCCGGAGCTGGCCGCGCAGACCCTCGCCGGCCCGGCGCCGGAGCAGCTGGCCGCCCGCTACCGCTTCGCCGACCGGATGGTCACCACCGGCCGGGGCTACGCGTACCCGACCGCCCGGGAAGCCGCGCTCAAGCTGATGGAGACCTCCTACCTGCCGGCACTCGCCTTCTCCGGCGCCGACCTGCTGCACGGCCCGCTGGCGATGACCGACCCGGACGTACCCGTGCTGGCCGTCGTCGGCGGCGGTGCCGGCGGTGCCGCCATGCGGGAGGTGGTCGCCAAGGTCGGCGAGCGCGGCGCCGACCTGGTCGTGGTCGGGTCGGCCGAGGTCGCCGGGGCCGCCGCCCGGCTGGCGGTGCCGGAGGTGGACGAGCGGTACGCCCCGCTGCTGGACATCCTGCCGATGCAGCGGCTCGCCCTCGCCCTCGCACTGGCCCGCGGCGAGGACCCGGACGCCCCGCGCGGCCTGCACAAGGTGACCTCCACCCTGTAGCCCGCGCCGGCGTCTGCCTGTAAGGCGGGGGCCCTTCTACAACAGAATGCGATAACAAGGGGCCCTTCCTTGCACCCCGCCCCGGGCGTGGTCGTGGCAGGCTTGCCCGGTGTCCACGCTGCGCGATCTCGCCGAGGAGCACACCCGTCTGCGTCCGGTCGACATCGACCACCTGCACCGGGTGGCCGGCGACTGGCAACTCCTCTCCGACCTCTCCTTCGCCGACCTGCTGCTCTGGGTGCCGGTAAACGACACCGACGGCTTCGTCTGCGTCGCCCAGGTACGCCCGACCACCGCGCCGACCGCGTACCAGGACGACCAGGTGGGGCGGATCGTCGGCGGGCCCGAGGTGGCGCACCTGGCGATCGCGTACAGCCAGGGCCGGATCTGGCGGGAGGGCGACCCGGTCTGGTACGGCGACACCCCGGCCCGGCACGAGGCGATCCCGGTCCGGCTGCGCTCCAGCGACGGGGAGGCGGGCGAGGTGATCGCCGTGGTGGGGCGGGACACCAACCTCTCCACGGCGCGCACCCCGAGCCAGCTCGAACTGAACTATCTGACCACCGCCGACGACCTGGCCCAGATGCTCTCCGACGGGACGTTCCCGCCGGTACGCCACCCCGGCGAGACCACCACGGCACCCCGGGTCGGCGACGGGCTGGTCCGGCTGGACGCCAACGGCAAGGTCACCTACGCCAGCCCGAACGCGCAGTCGGCGTACCGGCGGCTCGGGTTCGCCTCGCACCTGGTCGGCGAGGACCTGGCGGCGCTGAACGGCCGACTGGCCGCCGACCCGCTGGAGGGCACCGAGGCGTCGAACCGGGTACTCGCCGCGCTGCGCGGTGAGGCACCGCCGCGCCGCGAGATCGAGGCCCGGGGCGCCACCGTGCTGACCCGGGCCCTGCCGCTGATGCCGGCCGGGGTGCCGATCGGCGCGCTGGTGCTGGTCCGGGACATGACCGAGGTACGCCGCCGGGATCGGGCCCTGATCACCAAGGACGCCACCATCCGGGAGATCCACCACCGGGTGAAGAACAACCTGCAGACCGTCGCCGCGCTGCTCCGGCTCCAGGCCCGCCGGGTCGGCATCCCGGCCGCCCGCGCCGCCCTCGAGGAGTCGGTACGCCGGGTCGCCTCGATCGCGCTCGTGCACGAGACCCTCTCGATGTCCAGCGACGAGGCGGTCGAGTTCGACGGCATCGTGGACCGGGTGGCGGTGGCCGCCGCCGAGGTCGCCGCGACCGAGGTCCCGGTCCGGGTACGCCGGCAGGGCAGCTTCGGGGTACTGCCGGCGGAGATCGCCACCTCGCTGGTGATCGTGGTGAACGAGCTGCTGCTCAACGCCGTCGAGCACGCCTTCCCGGAGCCGGCCGAGGGCGAGCCGGTGCCGCCGCCGGCCGAACCGGCCGAGGTGGTCGTCTCGGCGCACCGGTTCCGCAAGCAGCTGCACGTCACGGTCGCCGACAACGGCCGGGGCCTGCCGGCGGACTTCGACGCCGACCAGGGCAGCCGGCTCGGCCTCCAGATCGTCCGGGCCCTGGCCACCGGCGAACTGCGCGGCACCATCGAACTGCGCAACCGCGCGGACACCGGCACCGAGGCCCTGCTCGTGGTCCCACTGGCCCGCTGAGCCCCCGTCCCCTCCCCGCCCTCGCCCCGCCTTCCCCGTTGCGCCCTCGCTCGCTTGCTGCCGGGCAAGATCGTGCTCTTTCCCGGTAATCATGCTCTTTCCCGGTAAGAGTTCCCTCCGCCGGGACCGAGGCCACTCTTTCCCGGAACTAGTGCGATCTTGCCCAGCAGGGCGGGGCGGGGATCGGGGCGGCGGGTGGGTCAGGAGGGGTGGGTCAGGAGGGTGACGGTGAGGCCGGGGACTGTCCAGGTCCGGGTGGGGCGGAAGCGGGCGTGTAGCGGGGCCGCCCGGTTCTCGGGCAGGTGGGCGAGTGGATCGGAGTGTTCGCCCCGGACCAGCAGCCAGAGCCGATCCGTCGTGGCCAGACAGGGCTCGGGACGGGGGCACTCGGTGGCCCAGAAGTCGGCCCGGCGGGCCTGGCCGGAGACGAGGAGCACGTCCCGGGGGCGGTCGGTGCGCAGGTAGTAGGCGGTGGCGAGGTCGAGGAACGCCCAGCCGTCCCGGGGGGAGTAGACGATGCCGTCGCCCGGTCGTTGGTGTGCGGCGATGACGCGTACCGCCGCCGGGTAGTCGACCGGGGCGCTGCGCGGGGACTCGTGGGTGCGGCGCAGGGCGGCCTGCTCGGGTGCGCCGAGCAGCCCGGCGGCGAGCACGATCGCCAGCCCGGCGGACAGCCGGAGCGGGGCCAGGGCCGCGCCGGCCAGCACGGCGGCGAACGGCAGCACGAAGACCAGGTAACGGGGTACGAAGAGCGGCGTGACCCGCCCGGCGACGAAGAGCAGCAGCGCCGGCAGCAGTACGGTCAACCCGAGCAGTACGCCCAGGCGGCCCCGGGCGGCGACCCCGACGGCGGCCAGCCCGAACAGCAGCCCGCCGACCACTCCGGCCTGGACGATGCTGCCGGGCAGCCCGAGCAGGTCCCCGGCGCCGGGCCGGCCGACCCAGTCGAGCTGCCGGCCCTGCTGGCTGCGGCCGAGCACGGCGAGCGGCGCCAGCACCAGCACCGCAACGCCGACCGAGACCGCCCAGCGCGGCCGTACCCCGGCCCGTCGGTCGCCGAGGGCGGCGAACGCGTGCCCGGCGGCCAGGCTGAGCGCGAAGAGGTTGGCCAGGCCCACCCCGGCCAGCGCCGCCGCGTAGCCGGCCCAGCGCGGCCACGTCGCGGCTGGATGCGGCGATGAACGGCCCGGGGACCGGTCCAGTGCCCGGCACAGCAGCAGGGTGGCCAGCACCGCGAGCAGGGTGACCAGGGCGTACGGCCGGGCCTCCTGGCCGTACCGGGAGGTGCTCGGCAGCAGTGCGAAGAGCAGTCCGCCGAGCAGCCCGGCGCGGCGGCCGAAGAGCCGGGCGCCGAGTACGGCGGTCAGCGCGGCGGCACCTGCCATGGCCAGCGTAGACGGCAGCCGCAGTGCGACGACGGA is from Micromonospora sp. WMMD1102 and encodes:
- a CDS encoding TetR/AcrR family transcriptional regulator codes for the protein MVRVTGSTGDTRSRIQAVALELFTEQGYEKTSLREIAERLGVTKAALYYHFKSKDDIVESFVADRLDRLDRLIEWAAEQPADATGRRATLRRYSAEFFGDGGRSVMQFFEQNRTVVKHHPAGQMMRDRMLRVAELLSRADPSPAGQLRAMLALFAVHGSLFALRGEISGEERQALALDVANELLDRIGETPAGSG
- a CDS encoding MDR family MFS transporter; amino-acid sequence: MAEAPQRPVNIRVVLGGLMIAMMLAMLDNMIVSTALPRIVGEFGGLNHFTWVVTAYVLGSTVSTPIWGKLGDLYGRKSIFLTSILLFLFGSALCGMAGSQLLGGPAEGMAELIAFRAVQGLGAGGLMVGVMAIIGDLVPPRERGRYQGMIAGIMAIAMVAGPLVGGFITDHLSWRWAFYVNLPLGGVALILLATRMHLPKYRTEHRIDWLGAALLSVGITAIVLVTTWGGNEYDWTSGQILGLAALAVLALAGFALVERRVAEPILPLSLFANRNFAVISVIGFLLGFAMFGAMNFLPLYQQTVQGASATNSGLLLLPLMFGMLVVSIVVGRAITRTGRYRAFPIVGGIVMTAGMALLAMLDVDTGKLESSLYMIVLGVGMGFLMQTSMLIAQNSVEQKDLGAASGAATFFRSIGGSFGISLFGAVFANRLADSAAGPMIAGGGEGAGVDPATLRALPPEQQHAVLGGLADAIGTVFVWAVPFALVVAVLAWFVKEIPLRGGPAATEAAETPEEQAEIALARPPVR
- a CDS encoding PAS domain-containing sensor histidine kinase, whose translation is MSTLRDLAEEHTRLRPVDIDHLHRVAGDWQLLSDLSFADLLLWVPVNDTDGFVCVAQVRPTTAPTAYQDDQVGRIVGGPEVAHLAIAYSQGRIWREGDPVWYGDTPARHEAIPVRLRSSDGEAGEVIAVVGRDTNLSTARTPSQLELNYLTTADDLAQMLSDGTFPPVRHPGETTTAPRVGDGLVRLDANGKVTYASPNAQSAYRRLGFASHLVGEDLAALNGRLAADPLEGTEASNRVLAALRGEAPPRREIEARGATVLTRALPLMPAGVPIGALVLVRDMTEVRRRDRALITKDATIREIHHRVKNNLQTVAALLRLQARRVGIPAARAALEESVRRVASIALVHETLSMSSDEAVEFDGIVDRVAVAAAEVAATEVPVRVRRQGSFGVLPAEIATSLVIVVNELLLNAVEHAFPEPAEGEPVPPPAEPAEVVVSAHRFRKQLHVTVADNGRGLPADFDADQGSRLGLQIVRALATGELRGTIELRNRADTGTEALLVVPLAR
- a CDS encoding tetratricopeptide repeat protein; its protein translation is MPEGTDDPRLSAEGELALARLALDEGDLRHAAGHLAGAIAYAPTMPEVHEALAQLAARSGGGVDLFPLDQHPFIGTVVARAHLLAAAGRPGDGLELLAAATGHVPSADWAGVPWVSAPELPGNLDPDRIARVLMQVCAGIPDPVPEPAREPLWPYLRLARHAVAAHPRHGLLLGAASALARRVGAVGQAVEWAGQGARELPSKLSEVWLGYAYRSAGRTGEALAALRRAVDHDPDDLSVYADIAGTLADHGRLDEALEWIDRALARDPSFDCAVHTGHRLRYRRDGDLGHLVALADFQRDHPDDSHEHSDLAECCQSQPWLGRVPPATELVATAVRQRLATGDPADGVRLSLAGLEPPSAMRALHHTAPALDVAVAATPEPDPREPRRPVGHQLWRYSGITAVPAVPPPADAAVRRIQQLAHPAWPHPPAAYDAAVGLATLELDDLLGLLVHPPAPPQTELGRTLGRHDPTLWVRCVQVWACLGLLHHRTDEPWPDSTRRRVLLDLVWGVEDWITEAALFALVTAAWVDPSVRAEVARLIAERLGDAVEVAQRRPVSMLRSLAHLVLATPSAEPAALDTARLLLTRDGTAVAPRQRRFGRLLDRMWRRLTRQD
- a CDS encoding SIS domain-containing protein, with the translated sequence MAADIAEQPEGFARLLEPASTAAIAQVATVIAERRPKHVVFTARGTSDHAALYAAYLTEIRLGLPAGLASPSTITVFGARPDLSQALVVGVSQSGGSPDLTEVLRVARSAGALTLAVTNAPDSPLTGAAELAIDVAAGHERAVAATKTYTAELLALLMLVEGIRAGDGAIPAEERASLAALPELAAQTLAGPAPEQLAARYRFADRMVTTGRGYAYPTAREAALKLMETSYLPALAFSGADLLHGPLAMTDPDVPVLAVVGGGAGGAAMREVVAKVGERGADLVVVGSAEVAGAAARLAVPEVDERYAPLLDILPMQRLALALALARGEDPDAPRGLHKVTSTL